CCTGCCATTTGAGCACCTTGCCCAGATGGAAGAACGGCTCCGCGTCGTATGGCCGTGCATTATGCCGCGTCAGCGTCTCGATCGCGCGGCGGAAATACGTCTCGCTCTCCGCGAACTGGCCGCGGCGCAGCAGCAGCAAGCCGTAAGCATTGTTCAGGCGGATATCCCCCGGATCGCGCTTAAGTCCTTCCAAGTAGTAAGGATCCGGCTCATAAGTAGCATGCCTGTACTGTTCCAAATGCTGGGCCGCCAAGAACAGAGCCTCTGTACTGCGAAGCTCTTCCGGCTCGCCAATCGCTTTTGCCGGATCCGGCGTCTTCTCCAGCTGCTTCCGCTGCGGACGATAGCTGACAAGCTCTTTGCCGTTGTCCGCGAATACAGCAAGCTTCAGGTTCTCCTCCAGCTCCCCTTCTTCAAGAACCACCGCTTCCGTGAATACCTGGGATGGAGATAAAGCCGCCATTTGATCGATATAGGTGCGGGCTGCTCCCTTTAACACGATACGGGCTTTTTCGAAGACCGAAGTCGCGTAAGCATTTACTCTAGCCTGCTGGCCTTCGACCTCCAAATTGACCGCGGCATTAATCGTAGCGTTTTTCACCATGCCGACTTCCTTGTAAGGCATAAAGTATTGCTTGAAGCTCTTCTCCTCGTATGGCTGCAGCCAGGTGAAGTCCGGCTGGTTATCCGTATAAACGCCCGTCATCAGTTCGATGTAAGGCCCGTCCTCGTCCGTCAGGTTCCGGTCCCAAGCCTGGCCGAATTCGCCATGCCCCCAGGTCCATTGTTTTTTGCCGGGAGACACATGCTTGTTGGCAATATGAAGAATGCCCGCTTTTACGTTGTGGTCATAGCCGCCGACAAAGTCGTAATCCGACCGGTATGCCATGTACGAGGTTGGCACCGGTATGTTGCGGTAACGGGAGATGTCGACGCCTTCGGAATAATCCATTTTGTAATACGTCCCGGTTGCGATCGGGAATTTGGATACATCCCGCTTGCCGTGGTCAAACACGGCGTGAACGTCTGGCGGAAATACGGACTGCGTATGGTCGTTGACCGCAACCGCCGGATTCGCCCACCACAGGAACGTTTGCGGCTCGGAGGTCCGGTTGAACAGCTGCGCGCTTATTTCCAGATAAGCCTTTCCGGGAAACAGGGTGAAGCCCGTTGTTACTTTGGTGCCGTACATCCGGTCGATCTCGCCGACCCATACGGTCTTGCTGCCGTCCGCATTTTCCCGAATATCGCATTCCACCGGTCCATAGGTGTTCGGACGGTGATGCTGCGGCCAGTTGAACTCAATGCCGCCGGAGATCCAAGGACCGGCAAGTCCAACCAGAGCCGGCTTGATAACCTGATTATGGTAGACGAAATCATAATCGTTCGTTTTGTCCACCGCACGGTAGATCCGGCCTCCAAGCTCGGGCATCAATTGAATTTGCACGAATTCATTTTCCAAAAAGACGATCCGGTAAGGCTTCATCACCTTCTCGTCGTAAATCTTGTCGATAACGGGATGCGGGTAGACGCGTCCCGAGCTGCCTTGATACACGCGTTTCTCCAGAAACATCGGATTGGGGTCCGGTTTCCCTACTTCATAGGTGGGAAGCTCCACCGTCTGCTCCCATACTTTTACTTCAGTAGCCATTCTCGATTCATCCTCCCCGAGGTACGATTGTTATGGGTTAATCGTACGCAATTGCGGCAAGGACCGCCATTGACAATCAAATGATTATAATGGACAATATGATGATTATCAGAACCTTCGAATCCTTATATACAGGCATGATTGGAGGATCTCTCAAGGCATGGATAGACTATTAAAGGAAGAAGGCTTCCCTTCACAGAAGCTGATCGTGCTTCCCGACCACATATTGGCCGAATATGCCGCCCATCCTCTTATCCGCCCCCTTCATATTACGGATATCGGCTGTTTCCCTTACGCGCGGCATCACTACCGGCACCGCCCGGAAGGAAGCGAAGCCTATATTGTCATGTATTGCACGGACGGCTGCGGATGGGTCAAGCTGGACGACGAGAAGCGCCTTGAGGTACGCAAGGGCGAGCTTACCTTAATCCCCGCCGGCACGCCTCATGAATACGGATCGTCGGAAGAGGAACCATGGACCATCTATTGGATCCATCTGAAAGGCGAGCTTGCGTTCTCCTTCTTCGGCGAGCAAGGAAAAGCAGCACCCGTGCCCATCCCGGTGGAGCGTTCCTCGGCTATCATCGGGCTGTTCGACGAATGTTACGAAATGCTGCTGAAAGGCTATACGCTGGATCATGTCATCTACGTCTCGCAGCTCGCCTGCCATCTGGCAGGCATAATCCGGTTAGTCCAAGCGCATCGACAGGCGGCCCCAAGTCCGCGCAGGCAGCTCGACATCGAGAAGGCGATCCAATATATGACGGAGCATCTGGAGGATAATGTGTCGCTGGCGGAGCTGGCGGCGGAAGCGGCGTTGTCCGTGCCCCATTTTACCCAATTGTTCAAAAAAAAGACCGGCTATTCGCCGATCGATTATTACTTGCGCCTGAAGATTCAGCTGGCCAGCCAATACCTCGATCTGACGGATCAAAGCGTCAAGGCCGTTGGCATTCGCGTCGGCTTCCAGGATCCCTACTACTTCTCCCGGCTGTTCAAAAAAATAATGGGGAAGTCGCCTTCCGCGTACCGAAGCACGCATAAAGGATAACTTCCCCGTCAGGAAACGATTATTGTTGTTCCCG
This region of Paenibacillus sp. JDR-2 genomic DNA includes:
- a CDS encoding AraC family transcriptional regulator, giving the protein MDRLLKEEGFPSQKLIVLPDHILAEYAAHPLIRPLHITDIGCFPYARHHYRHRPEGSEAYIVMYCTDGCGWVKLDDEKRLEVRKGELTLIPAGTPHEYGSSEEEPWTIYWIHLKGELAFSFFGEQGKAAPVPIPVERSSAIIGLFDECYEMLLKGYTLDHVIYVSQLACHLAGIIRLVQAHRQAAPSPRRQLDIEKAIQYMTEHLEDNVSLAELAAEAALSVPHFTQLFKKKTGYSPIDYYLRLKIQLASQYLDLTDQSVKAVGIRVGFQDPYYFSRLFKKIMGKSPSAYRSTHKG